From the Primulina tabacum isolate GXHZ01 chromosome 15, ASM2559414v2, whole genome shotgun sequence genome, one window contains:
- the LOC142527543 gene encoding transcription termination factor MTERF4, chloroplastic: MAMLVRKVQKLKAVVRVASENPILIAFLKHLQNFPVACFEESLQKPYSTNSSKFPEYEMPTVTWGVIQGRKEKLVSRVIVCDYLKSIGIIPDELEGLELPSTVEVMRERVEFLQKIGLTIDDFNEYPLMLGCSVRKNIIPVLGYLEKIGIPRGRMGEFVKNYPQCLHASVVVELAPVIRCLRGLDVEKQDIGYVLMKYPELLGFKLEGTMSTSVAYLVSIGVNPRDIGPMVTQYPYILGMRVGTMIKPLVEYLVSLGLPKKVLARMFEKRAYILGYNLEETVKPNIDCLMSFGVRREALPSIIAQYPQIIGLPLKAKLSSQQYFFNLKLKISPDGFALVVEKMPQIVSLNQKVIMKPVEFLIGRGISPDDVAKMVIKCPQLVALQIGLMKNSYYYYKTEIGRPVKELVEFPEYLTYSLESRIKPRYQRLQSKGIRCSLAWFLNCSDQRFEERLQGEYIDAESTGPTFFMGGKLELSGSEIVSEEEADSEDEILYRRTVSL; the protein is encoded by the coding sequence ATGGCCATGCTTGTGAGGAAAGTCCAAAAATTGAAAGCCGTAGTTCGAGTAGCCTCGGAAAATCCGATTCTGATAGCATTCTTGAAACACCTCCAAAATTTCCCGGTCGCATGTTTTGAAGAATCGCTTCAAAAACCCTATTCGACGAATTCATCGAAATTTCCTGAATATGAAATGCCCACGGTCACGTGGGGAGTAATTCAAGGCCGGAAGGAGAAGTTAGTGTCAAGGGTTATTGTTTGCGACTACTTGAAATCTATAGGGATAATCCCAGATGAATTGGAGGGACTTGAATTGCCCTCCACGGTCGAGGTAATGCGCGAGAGAGTCGAATTTTTGCAGAAAATAGGCCTCACTATCGATGACTTTAATGAATACCCGTTAATGCTAGGTTGCAGTGTGCGTAAGAACATCATTCCGGTGTTGGGATACTTGGAAAAGATTGGGATTCCTAGGGGAAGAATGGGCGAGTTTGTGAAAAATTATCCTCAATGCTTACATGCTAGTGTAGTGGTGGAGCTTGCTCCAGTTATTAGGTGTTTACGTGGGCTTGATGTGGAAAAACAAGATATCGGGTATGTATTGATGAAATATCCAGAACTTTTAGGTTTCAAGCTTGAAGGAACGATGAGTACTTCGGTTGCTTATTTGGTTAGTATAGGGGTTAACCCTCGGGATATCGGACCAATGGTGACTCAGTATCCATATATCTTGGGGATGCGAGTCGGGACAATGATAAAACCACTTGTCGAGTATTTAGTCTCGTTGGGTTTACCGAAGAAGGTTTTGGCAAGAATGTTTGAGAAGCGGGCATATATTCTTGGTTATAATCTTGAAGAAACTGTGAAACCAAACATTGATTGTTTGATGAGTTTTGGTGTTCGGAGAGAAGCACTTCCTTCAATTATTGCACAATATCCACAAATTATTGGACTCCCTTTGAAAGCAAAATTATCATCACAACAATACTTTTTCAATTTGAAGCTCAAGATCAGTCCTGATGGATTTGCTCTAGTGGTGGAGAAAATGCCGCAGATAGTTAGCCTTAACCAAAAGGTGATTATGAAACCTGTAGAATTTCTTATTGGACGGGGTATTTCTCCCGATGATGTAGCAAAAATGGTCATAAAGTGCCCTCAATTAGTTGCTCTACAAATCGGCCTTATGAAAAacagttattattattacaagACTGAAATAGGAAGGCCAGTGAAAGAGCTTGTCGAGTTTCCTGAATACTTGACTTACAGCTTAGAATCAAGGATTAAACCAAGGTACCAGAGATTACAGAGCAAGGGGATTAGATGTTCTTTGGCTTGGTTCCTTAACTGTAGTGATCAGAGGTTTGAAGAGAGATTACAAGGAGAATATATAGATGCAGAGAGCACGGGTCCAACCTTTTTTATGGGTGGCAAGTTAGAGCTTTCAGGAAGTGAGATTGTATcagaagaagaggctgacagTGAAGATGAAATTCTCTATAGACGCACTGTTTCTTTGTAG